From the genome of Erythrobacter litoralis, one region includes:
- a CDS encoding ABC transporter permease has translation MLWIAIRMLTGDAQKFYGLLFGIAFSTLLITQQLTIFVNLVERGASGVYNAPEAEIWVMDPVSRTTEVNYAMPSTALDEVRSVEGVEWAVPHLRAPASVRTSTGDLEGVQIIGVDDATLIGLPERLVIGDKRILYQPDTVLIDDFGVFNLFGPEEEPIGARLELNDQRAVIRGVTDSIPTFTSQVTLYTTYSRALNYVPGTRNRLTFVLAGVGEGETAQAVAARIERQTGLKAVTRPQFAQSGIDFIIENTGIPLNFGITVALGFIVGVAIVGLTFSLFIRDNIRQFGALKAIGVTNAKIVRMVAAQAAMVGSIGYALGVVGTVAFIWAFSGNPTFKGFYIPWQIPLLSLAAVVLILALTGWLGLRSVLSTEPAAVFR, from the coding sequence ATGCTCTGGATCGCCATCCGAATGCTGACCGGCGATGCCCAGAAATTCTACGGCCTGCTGTTCGGTATCGCCTTCTCGACGCTGCTCATCACTCAGCAGCTGACGATCTTCGTCAATCTGGTCGAACGCGGGGCGAGCGGGGTCTACAACGCTCCCGAGGCGGAAATCTGGGTGATGGACCCGGTCAGCCGCACGACCGAGGTGAACTATGCCATGCCCTCGACCGCGCTCGACGAGGTGCGCTCGGTCGAAGGCGTCGAATGGGCCGTTCCCCACCTGCGCGCGCCGGCCTCGGTGCGCACCAGCACGGGCGATCTCGAAGGGGTCCAGATCATCGGGGTGGACGATGCCACGCTGATCGGCCTGCCCGAACGGCTGGTCATCGGCGACAAGCGCATTCTCTATCAGCCGGACACGGTGCTGATCGACGATTTCGGCGTCTTCAACCTGTTCGGCCCCGAAGAGGAGCCGATCGGCGCCCGGCTAGAACTCAACGACCAGCGCGCCGTCATAAGGGGCGTGACGGATTCGATCCCAACCTTCACGAGCCAGGTCACGCTCTACACAACCTACAGCCGCGCGCTGAACTATGTCCCAGGGACGCGCAACCGGCTCACTTTCGTGCTCGCCGGGGTGGGCGAAGGCGAAACGGCACAGGCGGTCGCCGCGCGGATCGAGCGGCAGACCGGCCTCAAGGCGGTGACCCGCCCCCAGTTCGCACAGAGCGGGATCGACTTCATCATCGAGAACACCGGCATCCCGCTCAATTTCGGGATCACCGTGGCATTGGGCTTCATCGTCGGGGTGGCGATCGTGGGACTGACCTTCAGCCTCTTCATCCGCGACAATATCAGGCAGTTCGGCGCGCTGAAGGCGATCGGCGTCACCAATGCCAAGATCGTGCGGATGGTCGCCGCGCAGGCGGCGATGGTTGGGTCGATCGGCTATGCGCTCGGCGTGGTCGGCACGGTCGCCTTCATCTGGGCCTTTTCAGGCAATCCGACCTTCAAGGGTTTCTACATCCCCTGGCAGATCCCGCTCCTCAGCCTGGCGGCGGTGGTGCTGATCCTCGCGCTTACCGGCTGGCTGGGCCTGCGCAGCGTGCTCAGCACCGAACCGGCGGCGGTGTTCCGTTGA
- a CDS encoding TetR/AcrR family transcriptional regulator — protein MSIASPPPASKRIGRPSDRAKRAAILEAATDSFFEHGFAATSIEQVAAHAGVSKVTIYNHFGDKRALFAASVECECEKIRGHFSIEQAREGTIRQRLEAIGKAMVAFLSRPEMIQFERRIAAETETDPDIGRAFLEAGPWRMKSACAAFLQHASQAGELAVDDPASAAEQFVSMCKGMGDLDRRFGAPADPGESLRRIERAVDVFLAAYGPR, from the coding sequence TTGTCAATCGCTTCTCCGCCACCTGCATCGAAAAGGATCGGTCGCCCGTCCGACAGGGCGAAGCGCGCGGCGATTCTCGAGGCTGCGACCGACAGCTTCTTCGAACATGGTTTCGCCGCCACTTCGATCGAACAGGTCGCCGCCCATGCAGGCGTTTCCAAGGTCACCATCTACAATCATTTCGGCGACAAACGCGCATTGTTCGCCGCCTCGGTCGAGTGTGAATGCGAAAAGATACGGGGCCATTTCTCGATCGAGCAGGCGAGGGAGGGCACCATCCGCCAGCGCCTCGAAGCGATCGGCAAGGCGATGGTCGCCTTCCTTTCGCGCCCCGAGATGATCCAGTTCGAACGGCGGATCGCGGCGGAGACCGAAACCGATCCGGACATCGGGCGCGCCTTTCTCGAGGCCGGGCCCTGGCGCATGAAAAGCGCCTGCGCGGCGTTTCTGCAACATGCGTCGCAGGCGGGCGAACTTGCTGTCGACGATCCGGCGAGCGCTGCAGAGCAATTCGTCTCGATGTGCAAGGGCATGGGCGATCTCGACCGCCGTTTCGGCGCGCCTGCCGACCCCGGCGAAAGCCTTCGGCGGATCGAACGGGCGGTCGATGTCTTCCTGGCAGCCTACGGCCCGCGCTAG